Proteins found in one Larimichthys crocea isolate SSNF chromosome I, L_crocea_2.0, whole genome shotgun sequence genomic segment:
- the LOC109139320 gene encoding immunoglobulin lambda-1 light chain, with protein sequence LHDCFVFIWTSADTFNSRQVFVSVFFNVGDDDYPIFGSGTKLYVTDEQVVKPVVSMYPAASRAHLEGKSSLLCVASAMFPPLVQFSWKRQKEDGPLVEVHRGDGEQLELRESGHTVSILLIHQQENSTYKYRCYVKHEGGTVEAQIEQEVPAPAASCPPEREPADLPALQQADLFFQSQCRVKLFCLLYTVLIVKSLVYCCGLSLLMILRNKGPSTNCTHAD encoded by the exons CTTCATGActgttttgtgttcatttggACCTCAGCTGACACATTCAACAGCAGACAGGTTTTTGTATCAGTCTTTTTCAATGTGGGAGATGATGACTACCCCATCTTTGGCTCTGGAACTAAACTGTATGTAACAG ATGAGCAGGTAGTGAAGCCCGTGGTGAGCATGTACCCAGCAGCATCCAGAGCCCACCTGGAGGGGAAGAGTTCCCTGCTGTGTGTGGCCTCAGCcatgtttcctcctctggtCCAGTTCTCctggaaaagacaaaaggaggatGGTCCTCTGGTGGAGGTGCACCGTGGTGATGGAGAGCAGCTGGAGCTCAGAGAGTCGGGACACACCGTCTCCATCTTGCTGATTCATCAGCAGGAGAACAGCACATATAAATACCGCTGCTACGTCAAGCACGAGGGGGGCACAGTGGAAGCCCAAATAGAACAAG AGGTtccagctccagcagcctcCTGTCCTCCAGAGAGAGAGCCAGCAGACCTTCCAGCTCTGCAGCAAGCTGACT tgttctTCCAGTCTCAGTGCAGGGTGAAGCTGTTCTGTCTGCTCTACACAGTGCTGATCGTGAAGAGTCTGGTGTACTGCTGTGGACTCTCTCTGCTGATGATCCTCAGAAACAAGGGACCGTCCACCAACTGCACACACgctgactga